Part of the Methanobrevibacter boviskoreani JH1 genome is shown below.
GAAAGTTCCATCATTGCAGGGTTACTGTATTCTACATTATAGAAGTGGGTAGGAATTAATCTTTTATCATCATCCCTATCAAGATCTGCAGGATTTGTATGGACAGCAATATCTGCAAATTGTGGGGCTGTAGATAATATTTGTAATTCTCCTTTACCATTTTCTCTATAGATTAAATTTAAAAGTTCCAATCTGTCCTCTGCAGTTAGATCTAATTCCCTTGCCTCAGAACCTTTACCCGTTGGAATAAAGTTATATAACATAAACCATCCGACTTTTAGTTCTCTCATGAAATCAATCATATCGGGGATTTCATTTTTGTTTTTCTGTGTAACTGTAGTTGAGACCTCGACAAATGCATCGGTTTCATTGAAGTTTTTTATGGCCTGTACTGCATGTTCCCAGGAACCAGGTACCTGTCTAAATTCATCATGTGTTTTAGGGTTAAGACCATCTAAACTAATCTGTACGAATTGTAGACCTGCATCCACAATTTCTTGAACCTTCTCCTTTTTGGAGTATATGTAACCATTTGTTGCCATTGACACATACATTCCTAGACTGGAAGCATATCTAACATAATCCACTATATGTGGATCTGTACTAGGTTCTCCACCTGAAAATGCAATTGAAATTACACCTGCATCAGCTAATTTTTTAATTCCTTTAAAAATTTCATCGGGACTAAGCTCATCATCACCTTTGCGTCCTGCGTTTTCATAACAATGTAGGCATTTAAAGTTACATTTTCTTGTAATGTTCCATACAATCTGGTAAGGTGCTCCAGGTACAAATGGTGTTTGTACACCAAATTTGGCCATACCCTGGAATGTAGTAACTAATCCTCTTATCCATGTCTCATCCTGCATTGCTTTCATGAAACTTTCTTCTGATGTATCAAAAGTGGATAAACCTTTGTTAATTATAAGTTTAATACTAGGAACTAATACTTTACATTTTAAACAGATATCATCTTGAAGTCCTACAATGTATCTTAGTGCAGATTCAAGTCTTGTTTCTCCACATTTATCACAATAGGAAAGTGCACTATTAAGAACTTTATGAGAGATTGAGCTGTTTACAATGTTTTCAAAGGTTTCTATCATTTGTTTTGTATTTGCAGCTTCTTCCTCTGGGGATTTATTTTTGCTCATAAAATCATCTCGCCTATTTTTTTATAAAGTATTAACAAATTTATATTATAATCCTAATTTTTTAAAGATTATCTAATTTTATGAACTTATTTCACAAAATGTTCATTATATAAATATTTTTTCAATTATTATTACTATTTTTATAATTGATATACTTTATTATTTTTTATAACTCTCTAATAAAAAAACGGTTGTTTGTTCACTTTTTAAAATTTGTCTAGACTATTATTTATTTCATTAATTTTATTTTATCAATTTATTTCTCTTTTATTTTACAAAAAAAGTAATATGTTCAAGTTAAAGTCTTTTTTAAAGTTTTTTATTAAGATAAACTTGATGTGTAATTTATTCAATAGGTTTTTTTTATGGATTTTAATTTGATCCTAGGTATGATTAAAAAAATTAGTAATACTCTTTTCTTTGTTTTAAGGGTCTTAAAATTTCAATTGTCTAGATATCAGTTAGTTTTTGAATTGTTTTTTTTTTAAGTTTTAGAAAAAATTTTTAAGAATCTCCAAAAGATGGGTAAGTAGTGATTATTCACTACTTCTGCCATCATCTTTATAGGCATAGTATGCTGCAATAATACCTATGATGAAATAAATAATTATGGCATACCATACATTAGGTTGTGTGAAATAGTAAATTGCATATGCAATAATTAATGTGATAATCCATGTTGCTATTCCATAACCTGTCTTGCCTTGAGCAGCTTGACCTATTCCTGGTAGGAAAAAGGAGATAACTGCAGCACTTTTATTACTAACCATTTTTATCATCCCTTTTAATTTCTAATTAAAAATGGTTTATATGTATATATAAAGCTTTCCTTTGTTATCTATCTTTTGTTTTATGTTTAAACATTTATAACACTATATTTAAACATTTAATTTTATTTTGTTTAATGGATTTAGAATTAAAACTCTTTTATCCCTTTTTTATCTTATTTATTTCTTTAATTCTTCTTATTTTTTCATTAATTTAATACCTTTTCAAACAATTTTAGTTTTAAGTAATGTTTTATTCTGGTTTATCGCTTTGGGTTATTTAAAAATTTTTTTCATGTTTTTATATTCTTAAAGTTAATCATGAACCATTTTTTGATTATTTGTTCATTCTAGGGTTTTAACTGTACAACATTGATATTTTGTACATATAAAAACTTTTATTTATTATTAAATACATACAATATTCTAAATTTTTTTTACAATTAGGAGGAAAAGAAAATGGTTTCTAGAGGAAAAACTAATAAAACGGGTATAGATGAAGCTTTAGTTAAGGCACTTGGAAATCTTCTAATTGATAATTCTATTGAAAATATTAAAGTTATAGACATCTGTAAGGAGGCAAATATTCCAAGAAGTACCTTTTATTATCATTTTAATGATAAATATGAATTATTGGAATATACGGTTAAGTCTTTAACTAGTAATATTGCAAATGAAGTGATTAATAATAACCCCTCAAATATTAGGGAATATTATTCTAATTTAGAAAAGATAATTACTCATTATATTTATGATAATAAAGAGTTGTATTCCTCAATCATTCTTAAAAATGAAGATATGAGAACCCTTAAAATCTTAGGGGATATAATATCCGATGATCTTAAAGAAAGATTATATGAGGAGGAAGAAAAGGGTTATAAATTTAAATATCCTGTTGAGGTAGTTTCAGAATTTTACGTTGGTGGAATTTCAAGATTATCCTCATTTTGGATGAAAAATATTGATAAATATGGTCCTGATGACTTATATAGATATTTGGATGAGTTAACAACTTCCTTATTTGAATAGACTATCAAAATCAATATTTTTTATTTTTTTATTTTATTTTATTTTGGATCGTTTCTTACTAATAAGAGGAAATATTTTTAGAATTATATTATATTATATTATTATTTTAAGATTTTTTAAAGTACCCATTTTCATATTATTATAAATTATATGATTATCAGTTATTTTTAATTGATTCTTTTCCAGATTTTAATAAAAACTGTAATATTTTTAATCTTTATTCATATTCACTTATTTTTTGTTTAAATGATATTTTTTAGTTGTTTTTTCAGTTTTCTTTTAATTTCTTATTTTTTTATATAAAATAATGGTTATTAATGAGAAATTATTTAAAACATCTTAAACTTATTATTATATAGGAAGCCGATTTAGTTTTTTTAATAAAATTTTTTTTATAAACTTTATAAATATCATTAATTTTTAATTATTTATAATGATAAATTATTTATATTACAATAATTAAATAATACATGTTTATTAATTTGGAAACTAATCCCTATCGGATTTTTCCAAAAATTATTTAAATCTTAAAGTGAATTAATGATAAAATTAATCTAATGGCAAAAAAGATTACTATTTAGTTTAATTAGATTATAGTATGTTTGTTATATTAAATCAGAGTATAATGACTCTTTAATTCTAATTTTAAGTAATTTAATTTTTAACTGAATTAGATTAACTATAGGAGACAAAATATGGATAGTCTTGACAAGATGTTTAAACCAGATTCTGTTGCAATTATAGGGGCATCAAATTCTGAAGGTAAAGTAGGATATATCATTGTTAATAATTTATTAGAGGGTAATTATAAAGGAAAGATTTACCCTATAAATCCTAAGGACGATGAGATTCAAGGATTAAAATCTTATAAAAGTGTTTTAGATTTACCTGAAGCACCTGATTTAGCTGTTATTTCAATTCCATCTAAAGGAGTTAATCCAGTTCTTGAAGAATGCGGTAAAAAATCTATTAAGAATGTAGTGGTGATTTCTGCAGGATTTAAAGAGATTGGTGGTGAAGGTGTAAAATTAGAAGAGGAACTTAAATCCATTGCTGAAAAATATGATATGAATCTTATTGGACCGAATAGTTTAGGTATTTCCGATTCTCACACTCCATTAAATGCTTCATTTTCACAATCTATGCCTCCTAAAGGTAATATGGCATTTATTTCTCAAAGTGGAGCTATGATGGTAGCAATTATTGATTGGAGTTTCACTTCCGGAATTGGTTTCAGTAAATGTATTTCCCTTGGAAATAAAGCAGGAACTACTGAGATTGAACTTATTGAAAATTTAGCAAACGATCCAGAAACTGCTGTAATTACTGTTTATCTCGAGTCAGTTAGTGAATCCGATGATTTCATTAATACATTAAGAACAGTATCCAAGAAAAAACCTATTGTGGTACTTAAATCTGGTTGTAGTGTTGCAGGTGCTGCTGCTGCATCATCACATACTGGCGCACTTGCAGGAAGTGATACCGCATTTACAACCGCATTTGAACAAGCAGGTATTTTCCGTGTAACAACTATGGATGAATTATTTGAAGTTGCTTCTGCATTTTCTAACTGTGAACTTCCGAAAGGACGTAATATGGCAGTTATTACAAATGCAGGTGGAGGGGGAGTTCTCTCTGTAGATTCAATGGAAAGACACAACATTAACATTGCCGATTTTTCCGATGAAACTGTTAAAAAACTTGAAGAGATTTTACCTCTAGAGGCGGCATGTACAGATCCAGTTGATGTGTTGGGGGATGCACCTACCGATAGATATAAAGATACCTTAGAAATTCTCTTAGACTCTGATGAGGTAGACGCTATTTCAATTATTGTCTGCCCTACTGCTAAGGCGGATACCGATGGAATTGCAGATGCGATTATTGAGGGTACTAAAGATTCTAATAAGCCTGTACTTGTTGTAAATATGGGTGGTCCTTCATTCACTGAACCAAATAAAAAGTTAAGGGAAAATGAAATTCCGGTTTATGTTTTCCCTGAGTCAGCAGTTAAAGTAACAGATTATCTCGCATCATTTGAGGAATTGCAACATAAGAAATTCGATACACCTGTTGATGATATTGACGATGTTGATAAGGAAGCTGTTGAAAAAATCTTTGAAAAGGTCAAAGCTGATGGAAGAGATACCCTACTTGGTAGTGAGGCTTATGCTGTGGCTGAGGCCTATGGAATCTCAGCAGCACCAATCAAACTTTCAACCTCTGCAGAGGAAGCTGCAGATCTTGCTGAGGAAATGGAATTTCCTGTGGTACTTAAGATTGCCTCAGATAAGATATTACACAAATCAGATATTGGTGGTGTAAAGGTAGGAATATCTAATAGGGATGAAGCTAAAGAGGCATATGATGAGATTATTGCAAATGCTAAAAAAGCTCACCCAGACATAGTACCTGACGGTGTGGAAGTACAGAAAATGATGGATTCAGGTATTGAAGTCATTGTTGGTATGGTACGCGACGAACAATTCGGACCAATGATTTCCTTTGGTATGGGTGGAGTATTAGTTAACCTTATCGAGGATGTTTCATTTAAACTTGCAAAAGGTTTAAGTTCTGAGGAGATTGATGAACAAATCAATGAAACCAAAGTATCCAAATTATTAAAAGGATACCGTGGAGAAGCTCCTGGAGATATAGACGAGGTTAAAAACACCATCAAACGTGTTGCAAAATTAACACTTGACTTTGATGATATCTCCGAATTAGATATAAACCCAGTATTTGTTTATGAAGAAGGATCAAGTGCTCTTGACATTAAGATCAAATTATAATTTTTAATTTAATCTTTCTTTTTTTAATTTTTAGCTATTTTTTATAAACTGATTTTTAATTTTTTTCATTGTTTAATTTAAATAGTTTTTTTAATTTTTGATTATGCTTTTTTTCTATGTTGTTGTCTTATTTTTAACGGTTTTAAATTTAATATCTTTTTTCAAGATTTTAATTTTTAAATTATTTACAAAAGATTTATATATGAAAAATAACTATTGTTATATATTGAATAAATAATTGCTTTATAAAAATTAAAAGGTGATTTTTTCGATATGTTTCTTAGGCTATTTTCATTTTAAAGGAAACCTTTATATATGAAAAATAACTATTGTTATATATTGAATAAATAATTGCTTTTTATAATAATTGTATATATTTTATAAAATTGAAAAATTATTTTCAATATATGCTTTTTAATTATCATGAGAAAGGAAAATGTTTTTATATGGTAATTAACAATTGTTATATATTGAATAAATAATTTTTTTTAAAAATTTATATCTTAAAAAGCAAAACATTAGATTTTATAACTATAGTTATATTTTAATGTGGTAAAAAAAATTAACTGTTCAATTTTATATTTAATCATTTAGAAAAGAAGAAAATTAAAAAAAATTACATTGAGGTATTTATTATGAGTTATGATAACACAAAAAATTATGGAAAAGGTACAGCAACTTTAGGATTACATGCAGGTCAAGAAGAAGCAGATCCAGCCACTGGCGCTAGGGCGGTTCCAATATATCAAACAACTTCCTATGTATTTAAGGATACAGACCAAGCGGCAAACAGATTTGCATTATCTGAGTTTGGTCAAATATATGGTAGACTAACAAATCCTACAAGTGATGCATTTGAACAAAGAATTGCAGCTGTTGAAGGGGGAAACTACGGTATCTCCGCAGCAAGTGGTTTGGCAGCTATTTCATATTCAATATTAAACATTACACAACCTGGAGATAACATTGTATCTGCAGATAACCTTTATGGTGGAACTTATGATTTATTTGAACACACCTTTAAAGAACTTGCTCGTGATGTTAAATTTGTAAAATCCGACGATTACGACGCATTTGAAAAAGCAATCGATGATAAGACAAAAGCTATTTATGCAGAATCAATTGGTAATCCAAAATTAGATGTTCCTGATTTTGAAAGATTAGCGGATATTGCTCATTCACATGGTATTCCATTAATCATTGATAACACTTCTGCTGTAGGAATCTTAAGACCTCTCGAACATGGTGCAGATGTGGTAGTAGGATCCGCAACTAAATTTGTAGGTGGACATGGTACCGCTATTGGTGGATTTGTAGTGGATAGTGGTAAATTCAATTGGGGTAACGGTAAATTCCCAACCATCTCAGAACCAGACGAATCCTATCATGGATTAAACTTCTGGGAGGCATTCCATGATGTACCGAATGGAATTGGAAATATTGCTTATCCGATTAGAATTAGAGCTAGGTTATTAAGAGATTTAGGTGCAACCCTTGCTCCTGTACATAGTTTTATTTTCCTACAAGGTCTTGAAAGTTTAGATGTTAGGGTAAAAAAACATGCCGAGAATGCACAAGCTGTAGCAGAACACTTGGAAAAACATCCTAAGGTAAGTTGGGTAAGTTATCCTGGATTAAAATCTCACCCATCACATGAAACTGCTGTAAAATATTTAGGTAATCCAAATGGTTTTGGTGATGATCCTGGATATTATGGTGCAATATTAGGATTTGGTATTAAAGGTGGTCGTGATAAAGCTATTGAATTCATTAATAATGTAAAACTTTTATCACATCTTGCAAACATTGGAGATGCAAAAAGTTTAGTAATACATCCTTCAAGCACTACTCACTCACAATTAACTGAGGAAGAGCAACTTGCAGTAGGTGTAACTCCTGACTTCATCAGACTATCTATTGGTCTTGAAAATATTGAGGATATTATTGCCGATATAGATCAAGCATTGGATAAAATTGATGTTGATGAGTAAATCGATTTATTATTAACAGGAGTCTATGTGATGTCATCAAGAACATTCTTGTTTATCTTAGAGTACTGTTGACTAAAAACGCCCTTCTGAATTAATAATTGATATTAGATGTGTGTCACCTTAAATTAAAAATAAACATTCATCTGCCAGAATTATTTGAAAAATACATTTAATATTTTAATTATTTCTTCTTATAATGGTGATTTGATGTTGAATTTAAAATCTTAGATAGGAGGTAAAATAAATTGGAAAATTAAATAAAGTCAAATAAAAAATTTTAATAAGATTCAAGAAGTCTTAAAAAAGTCATTAAAGTCATTAAATATATAATAAAACCTAAACTTTAGGTAAATCAATTAGATATTTAGATTTTTTTATAAAATCTATTTATCTATTTACATATGTTTTTTCCTCAATCGTTTATCATATGTAAAATTAGTTATAAAACCTCTGTTTTATAAATTAAAGCCTTAATTAATAAATCTATAAATGAAACACGGATAATGATACAAATATCGTTATTAATTTTAAATATTAAAATATTGTCTCTATATTTAGAATTTGTTGTTGGATTAGGCCCGTCCAATAATAAATTTTCATTAAGATAAGTAATCTTCAATTACTTATCTTTTTTTTATCAATTGAAATCATTTATCTTTTTTTAATAAATTTGCAGCTGTATATTAATTTTCAAGAAAACTTTTTTTAAAAATAGTAAGCTTTATATAGTACCATAACCTATATAACTATAGTTATAATATAACAGGAGTTATATTTTTAAATTAATTTTTAACTTATAAAAAACTTTTGTTATTTATATAAAAATAAAAATCATTAAATAATTTTATTAATAAGAGGAGGAGTTTTATATGGTATATATGGATAATTCAGCAACTTCACCTGTTGATTCAGAAGTTTTTGAAGAAATGAAACCATTCTTTGTAGAGAATTTTGGAAATGCTTCTACATTATATGAAATAGGTAGGGTTTCTCAAAGAGCTGTTGCAAAGGCTCGTCAACAAGTTGCAGATTTAATTAATGCTGATACAAGAGAAATTATATTTACTAGTGGAGGTTCAGAATCCGATAACTTTGCAATTAAAGGAATTGCTTTAAGGGAAAGGTCCAAACATCCAGAAAAGAATCATATTATCACAAGTCAAATTGAACACCCTGCAGTATTAGAGACTTGTCGATACTTGGAAAAATGGGGATTTGAAGTCACCTACCTGCCAGTAGGACCTACCGGTTTAGTTGACCCTGAAGATCTTGAAAACGCTATTAAAGATGAAACATTCCTTGTAACAATTATGCATGCAAACAATGAAATCGGTACAATAGAGCCTATCGAAAAGTTAGGAGAAATTGCACATAAACATAATGTTTTATTCCATACCGATGCAGTTCAAAGTGCAGGTAAAGTACCGATAGATGTTAAAAAACAGAATATTGATTTACTTTCAATAAGTTCACATAAATTATATGGACCTAAAGGTGTAGGTGCATTATACATTAGGAAAGGTGTTAAAATTGATCCTTTAATCCATGGTGGTGGTCAGGAAAGAAAACTTAGAGCTGGAACAGAAAATGTTGCAGGAATTGTAGGATTCGGTAAGGCATGTGAAATTGCACAGAGGGACATGGAGAAAAATACCGCTAAGTTAACTGAAATCAGAGATGCTATTATCAAAAGGGTTCTTGAAGAGGTACCTGAATCCTATGTAAATGGTGACTTGGAACATAGGTTAGCTAACAATGTTCATTTAAGATTCTCTGGAATTGAAGGTGAATCATTATTATTAAGACTTGATGCTAAAGGAATTCAAGTAGCAACAGGTTCCGCATGTTCATCTCAAAAATTAGAACCATCACATGTTTTAACAGCTATCGGTTTAGAACCGGCATTAGCTCATGGATCTTTAAGATTGTCTTTAGGTGTTGAAAACAGTATTGATGATGTTGATTATGTTGTAGATTCCATTAAGGAAGTAGTTGACGGTCTTAGAAAAATGTCTCCTTTATGGGACTATACCAATCAGAAATATATTGAAATTAACAAAGAAGATGTATATTAAATTTGTGAAATTGAAAAGAAAGAATCTATTAATTTAATTTAAGTATTTATAGAAAATGAAGGTGAGTTTATGGAAGAATATACAGATAAAGTTTTAGATCATTTTGCACATCCAAGAAATACAGGAGTTATTGAAGATGCAAGTGGGGAAGCTACAGTTGGAAACCCTACTTGTGGAGATTTAATGACATTCTATATTGATGTTGATGACAATGATGTAATTAGGGATGTTAAATTTAAAACATTTGGTTGTGGTGCAGCTATTGCAACAAGTAGTATGATTACTGAACTTGCAATTGGTAAGACTGTTGATGAGGCTTATAATATTACAAGAAAAGATGTTGCTGATGAGTTAGAAGGTTTACCTCCAATTAAGATGCATTGTTCAAATTTAGCAAGTGACGCATTACGTGCTGCAATCGAAGATTACAGAAAAAAACAAGATAATACATAATTTATGTATTATTAATTCTTTTTTACAATAAATTATTCTAATATTTTTTCTATGTCAACTACATGGGAAAATATTATTTTTTTATTTAGTTTAATGTAATTCTAAACAGATTATCAATCTATAAACTTTACTCTTAACTTATTCATCTGTTTGGTTTTACATCTTATGGTCAAAGTTAGATTAAAAATTCAATTTATCACTTTAATACCTACTCTACTTTGACCACTTAATCTATACTTTTTTTAAATCGTTTGTATATATTGATTTTTAAATATTATAAAATAAGATTCTTATTATCTTTTAAAATTACTTGGCTGTTTTTTAACTTTTATGTGTTCTAAAATAAGATGTTTGTATATAATCTGCTAATTTTTAAACTGGTTATTTAAATTTTTAACTAGTAACTACAATATTTAACATATGCTTTAATGGTTTTAATCAATAAATCTATGGGAGATTTAGATAATAGTTTAATAAAGTTTAAAAATATCATTACTAAATCTTCCAGGAATGGTTCTTCTTTTCATTTTGGATATATAGGATTTACTTGGATTTTTATAATCAACATCAATTACCATCCCGTCAGTGGCAGCTATTGTTTTAACTCCAGTTTCTTTTTTAATTTCCTGAGCCTCTTTAATGGGATTATTCTTTAACATTTTAAATCCGAAGTGGGTCATTATAGCAAGTTTCGGTTTAATCTCCAATATTAAATCCTTAAAGTTTTTACTACACATATGGCCCTTAAGACCTTTAGTGCCCGGTCTAAGTATACTTCCGATTAGAACATCGGCGCCTTTATGGTAATCTTTAAGCTCTTCAAAATATCTTGTATCAGAGGTGTAGGAGATTGTGATGTTTTCTGTTTTTAATTGAAAACCAACTCCAAACGGGTCACCATGTATTGTTTTGGTTCCAGTTAAACTAAACTTTTCAAGATCTATTTCCTTATTTTCCTCTAGAATGTATGTTTTAGAATTGCTTTTGTGGTAATTTGAGATACTTGGTCCCCACTGATCAACTCCTTCCATTACACTTTTACTTCCAATAATGTTGCCCCTCTTTTTAGTCATTCCTTTGGTCATTGCTTCAATTAATATTTCGGCATCATTATAATGGTCGGTATGGCAATGGGAAATAAATACTCCATCTAAATTACTTGGATTAATTCCAAATTCTAAACTTCTTAAAAGACCCCCTGGGCCTGGATCGACGTGAAGATTAAAACCACTAATATTATCTATTCTAAATCCTCCGGTCATTCTTTTTTGGCTGATTGTAGCAAATCTTCCGCCTCCAGTACCTAAAAATGTAATTCTCATATTTATTCCTACTATTTGTTATAAACTTTAATTTGAAAGATGAATTCATTCGTTACATAAGATAATTCCACAGTTTAAAGGGATGTTATTTTTATCAATACATAAATTTTCGTTTTTAATAACCACTTTATCATTAACCTTTGCATAGGAAGATACATCTGCCTCTTTGATTTCATTACCTTCTGTATCCTTATCTAAAAACATAATGACTTCCTCATTTGATCCTGCTACCTTTTTTAAATTTGTATCATATGCATTGACCTTATCTGTTAATTTTACATTTAACATTTTACCTTCTATCTTACTGATATATCCAATTGTTCCTTTGTTGATGATTTTATTTGCAACTTCAATGCTTTCCCTTTGTTCTTCTAAATCCTCTGCAAGTTTTTGTCTATATTTTTCTAAAACTTTTATATCCCTGGTTTCAGTTTCATCTAAATATTTTTGGGCAGTGGTTTTAGTGAGTTTTGAATCTTTTCCAATTATCACATCAATATTCTTACCTACGGAAGGTGTTTTCTCAGCTATTTCCTTAATAATTTCCTCAAAAATATCACCGGTATATTTTAAACTAATACTTGATTTCCATCTTTGTTTAATTAAGGAGTTAGCCATTTGTTTAGCTATTTTGTTACCAAATATGATAATTCCACTGCTGCCTGTTTCCTTGTTTTTTAATTCGGAGCCTATCAATTCAATTATTTGATAACCATTAGTAGTACCATATATTCTTCTTCTCCTGACCTCCCTGGTTGTTTTTGAAGAAACTTCACCCATTACAGCATTACCGATGCTTTTTATTTTTTTGGCATCATCACTGATCTTTAAGTCAATCCCTAATTTAGCCGCTTCCTTATATAATTCCTCATCATTTCTAATGTTTCCTGAATATAATTCCTCTTCTAATTTTTCTCTATTGTCTTTATCACCAAAATAAGCTATTCTTCTTTTATCACTTGCCATTACGCAACCTTTTCTACCAATATATGCTATAATAATACTCATGAAAACACCCTAATTTTTTTTAAAAAAATAATATTCGATTTTAATTTAATAAAAACAATTAATTATCTATATATGTTTTTTATTATTATTATAAATTGTTGTAATTATTCTAATTATAATTTATAAACTTTAGAAATATATTTGTTTGATAATATACGAATATTTTTTTTATAGGCTTTTAATTGATTATATTTTTATTAAATTCTTAAGAATTACTATCCTTTTCTTATTAATATTATTATTACTTGGTTTTGAACTATTTAGCCAATTTTAGTTTATTTTTTCATTTTAATAAATTATATATTATAGATGAAACATAGATATTATTGTGATTAAATCACATTTTTGAATAATCGGAAGTGAACGAATATGACAGAATTAAATCAAGTATATAGATGTAATCTTTGTGGAAATATTGTAATTGTAGCTGATCCTAATGGTGGAACTTTAAGTTGCTGTGGTCAAGAAATGGAATTATTAGTTCCTGAACAAAAAGAAGAAGGTGGAGCTAAACATATACCTGTTATTACCAAGGTTGATGAAGGTATTAATGTAAAACTTGGTGAAGTTCCACATCCAATGGAGGAAGACCACTACATTAAATTCATTTTATTAACTGATGGTGAACAAATATTCAGAGCAAACTTAAAACCTGGTGATGCACCTGAAGCTACTTTCAAAGTAACAGGTGATGCAGCAGATTATACAGCTTGCGCTTACTGTAATAAACATGGTCTCTGGCCATCAAACTAAATTAGTTATTAATTAAATTTAACATTTTTATATTTTAATTTAATTTCCTATTTTTTTTTTAACCTTAAGGATTTTTAAAGTCTTATTTTAGTTTTAACATTTTAAGAATTATTATTTTAAGTTAAAATTAAGTATATCTCTTGTTGTATTTTTTTTTAATA
Proteins encoded:
- a CDS encoding O-acetylhomoserine aminocarboxypropyltransferase/cysteine synthase family protein encodes the protein MSYDNTKNYGKGTATLGLHAGQEEADPATGARAVPIYQTTSYVFKDTDQAANRFALSEFGQIYGRLTNPTSDAFEQRIAAVEGGNYGISAASGLAAISYSILNITQPGDNIVSADNLYGGTYDLFEHTFKELARDVKFVKSDDYDAFEKAIDDKTKAIYAESIGNPKLDVPDFERLADIAHSHGIPLIIDNTSAVGILRPLEHGADVVVGSATKFVGGHGTAIGGFVVDSGKFNWGNGKFPTISEPDESYHGLNFWEAFHDVPNGIGNIAYPIRIRARLLRDLGATLAPVHSFIFLQGLESLDVRVKKHAENAQAVAEHLEKHPKVSWVSYPGLKSHPSHETAVKYLGNPNGFGDDPGYYGAILGFGIKGGRDKAIEFINNVKLLSHLANIGDAKSLVIHPSSTTHSQLTEEEQLAVGVTPDFIRLSIGLENIEDIIADIDQALDKIDVDE
- a CDS encoding radical SAM/SPASM domain-containing protein, with product MSKNKSPEEEAANTKQMIETFENIVNSSISHKVLNSALSYCDKCGETRLESALRYIVGLQDDICLKCKVLVPSIKLIINKGLSTFDTSEESFMKAMQDETWIRGLVTTFQGMAKFGVQTPFVPGAPYQIVWNITRKCNFKCLHCYENAGRKGDDELSPDEIFKGIKKLADAGVISIAFSGGEPSTDPHIVDYVRYASSLGMYVSMATNGYIYSKKEKVQEIVDAGLQFVQISLDGLNPKTHDEFRQVPGSWEHAVQAIKNFNETDAFVEVSTTVTQKNKNEIPDMIDFMRELKVGWFMLYNFIPTGKGSEARELDLTAEDRLELLNLIYRENGKGELQILSTAPQFADIAVHTNPADLDRDDDKRLIPTHFYNVEYSNPAMMELSRFIGGCGAGRFYLGIEPNGDIYPCVFFPHDEILRVGNIKEDDMDDIWTNSKVLKELRNKDILKDSCSECESKYICGGCRARAYTITGDYLAGDPGCRKYDEYIQNHRQNYINKEVEAGK
- the acs gene encoding acetate--CoA ligase alpha subunit; amino-acid sequence: MDSLDKMFKPDSVAIIGASNSEGKVGYIIVNNLLEGNYKGKIYPINPKDDEIQGLKSYKSVLDLPEAPDLAVISIPSKGVNPVLEECGKKSIKNVVVISAGFKEIGGEGVKLEEELKSIAEKYDMNLIGPNSLGISDSHTPLNASFSQSMPPKGNMAFISQSGAMMVAIIDWSFTSGIGFSKCISLGNKAGTTEIELIENLANDPETAVITVYLESVSESDDFINTLRTVSKKKPIVVLKSGCSVAGAAAASSHTGALAGSDTAFTTAFEQAGIFRVTTMDELFEVASAFSNCELPKGRNMAVITNAGGGGVLSVDSMERHNINIADFSDETVKKLEEILPLEAACTDPVDVLGDAPTDRYKDTLEILLDSDEVDAISIIVCPTAKADTDGIADAIIEGTKDSNKPVLVVNMGGPSFTEPNKKLRENEIPVYVFPESAVKVTDYLASFEELQHKKFDTPVDDIDDVDKEAVEKIFEKVKADGRDTLLGSEAYAVAEAYGISAAPIKLSTSAEEAADLAEEMEFPVVLKIASDKILHKSDIGGVKVGISNRDEAKEAYDEIIANAKKAHPDIVPDGVEVQKMMDSGIEVIVGMVRDEQFGPMISFGMGGVLVNLIEDVSFKLAKGLSSEEIDEQINETKVSKLLKGYRGEAPGDIDEVKNTIKRVAKLTLDFDDISELDINPVFVYEEGSSALDIKIKL
- a CDS encoding TetR/AcrR family transcriptional regulator C-terminal domain-containing protein, coding for MVSRGKTNKTGIDEALVKALGNLLIDNSIENIKVIDICKEANIPRSTFYYHFNDKYELLEYTVKSLTSNIANEVINNNPSNIREYYSNLEKIITHYIYDNKELYSSIILKNEDMRTLKILGDIISDDLKERLYEEEEKGYKFKYPVEVVSEFYVGGISRLSSFWMKNIDKYGPDDLYRYLDELTTSLFE
- the nifS gene encoding cysteine desulfurase NifS, whose amino-acid sequence is MVYMDNSATSPVDSEVFEEMKPFFVENFGNASTLYEIGRVSQRAVAKARQQVADLINADTREIIFTSGGSESDNFAIKGIALRERSKHPEKNHIITSQIEHPAVLETCRYLEKWGFEVTYLPVGPTGLVDPEDLENAIKDETFLVTIMHANNEIGTIEPIEKLGEIAHKHNVLFHTDAVQSAGKVPIDVKKQNIDLLSISSHKLYGPKGVGALYIRKGVKIDPLIHGGGQERKLRAGTENVAGIVGFGKACEIAQRDMEKNTAKLTEIRDAIIKRVLEEVPESYVNGDLEHRLANNVHLRFSGIEGESLLLRLDAKGIQVATGSACSSQKLEPSHVLTAIGLEPALAHGSLRLSLGVENSIDDVDYVVDSIKEVVDGLRKMSPLWDYTNQKYIEINKEDVY